The following are encoded in a window of Arcobacter sp. F2176 genomic DNA:
- a CDS encoding sensor domain-containing diguanylate cyclase yields the protein MNKNVSYVFLKSLIFFSFIFLLVSITYIKNLENIYKKEINNAVESELNLKISTAKNNFVTLKKDLLYISEVYELNKDYSTIKKELSTLLALKNSYLEICFLKNDGTKLLEIRNKRTSKLINNKYPSIIKQLKKGDIYLSPIKIEKESNNRTTFKMPFLNVITPLFDKDKPDGFLVINYPLTELFSIFSNSNFDLETLIINKDNYILNQKLSSKFIFDKNSTFDNIYKNLSIEISNNLNDNLKGTFKTDNFHVNVNEINLTSWINKNPKIQPLTLKLITIIDNNLIENRVNTYLKTIMWLAFLYFFIAMIISIIFANYNTREKETRLRLKISDKMFENSHDGILVTDKDNKIQRVNKSFTKITGYEEKEILNKTPKILKSTGYHTRLFYKNIWDNLNEHLHWEGEITNIRKNGMPYTEELSISKIYTEANDFFYIASFVDITESKKNKKMIEDKLEENKTYLEIINDYLITLKVDINGKILDVSDAFCLICGYSKEELIGHNHDILRHPETPNEFYFSMWDTIYSGKKWEGEIKNIKKNGETYYVHTKISPMYNNLNTITGYALVAIDITDKKRIEKMSVTDELTQTYNRRYFNLTIEKEILRAKRDNKTIAFAILDVDFFKQYNDTYGHDKGDYALQSVALCLRETIFRANDFAFRLGGEEFGILTTDITTTNFRKILERIRTNIEDLNIEHSKSEASKNITVSIGGIVISAKNATSVKIYKLADKLLYKVKNEGRNKVLVEEA from the coding sequence TTGAATAAAAATGTAAGTTATGTTTTTTTAAAAAGTTTAATATTTTTTAGTTTTATTTTTTTATTAGTTTCAATCACTTATATAAAAAACTTAGAAAATATTTATAAAAAAGAGATAAATAATGCTGTTGAATCAGAATTAAATCTCAAAATATCAACTGCAAAAAATAATTTTGTGACTTTAAAAAAAGACTTACTATATATTTCAGAAGTGTATGAACTTAACAAAGATTATTCAACTATAAAAAAAGAGTTATCAACTTTACTTGCATTAAAAAATTCTTATTTGGAAATTTGTTTTTTAAAAAATGATGGAACAAAACTATTAGAAATAAGAAATAAGAGGACGAGTAAACTTATAAATAATAAGTATCCATCTATTATAAAACAACTAAAAAAAGGTGATATTTACCTCTCACCAATAAAAATAGAAAAAGAAAGCAATAATCGTACTACTTTTAAAATGCCATTTCTAAATGTCATAACACCACTTTTTGATAAAGATAAACCTGATGGATTTTTGGTAATTAATTATCCTTTAACTGAATTATTTAGTATCTTCTCAAATTCAAATTTTGATTTAGAAACTCTAATTATAAACAAAGATAATTATATACTAAATCAAAAATTAAGTTCTAAATTTATATTTGATAAAAACTCTACATTTGATAATATTTACAAAAACTTATCAATTGAAATATCTAATAATTTGAATGACAATTTAAAAGGAACATTTAAAACTGATAATTTTCATGTCAATGTAAATGAGATTAATCTTACTTCGTGGATTAATAAAAACCCTAAAATACAACCACTAACACTAAAGTTAATTACAATAATTGATAATAATCTAATTGAAAATAGAGTAAATACTTATCTAAAAACAATCATGTGGTTAGCATTTTTATACTTTTTTATTGCAATGATTATTTCAATAATCTTTGCAAATTATAATACTAGAGAAAAAGAAACAAGACTCAGACTTAAAATTTCAGATAAGATGTTTGAAAACTCTCATGATGGAATTCTAGTTACAGATAAAGATAATAAAATTCAAAGAGTTAATAAATCTTTTACAAAAATCACAGGATATGAAGAAAAAGAAATTTTAAATAAAACTCCTAAGATACTAAAATCAACTGGATACCATACTAGGTTATTTTATAAAAATATTTGGGATAATCTAAATGAACATCTCCATTGGGAAGGTGAAATAACAAATATTAGAAAAAATGGTATGCCTTATACTGAGGAACTTAGTATTTCAAAAATATATACAGAAGCTAACGATTTTTTCTATATTGCATCATTTGTTGATATTACAGAAAGTAAAAAAAACAAAAAAATGATTGAAGATAAACTTGAAGAAAACAAAACATATCTTGAAATCATAAATGATTATTTGATTACTTTAAAAGTTGATATAAATGGCAAAATTTTAGATGTTTCTGATGCTTTTTGTTTGATATGTGGTTATTCAAAGGAAGAACTAATTGGACATAATCATGATATTTTAAGACATCCAGAAACACCAAATGAATTCTATTTTTCAATGTGGGATACTATTTATTCAGGGAAAAAATGGGAAGGTGAGATTAAAAATATTAAAAAAAATGGTGAGACTTATTATGTCCATACTAAAATTTCGCCCATGTATAATAATCTCAATACAATTACGGGATATGCATTAGTAGCTATAGATATAACAGATAAAAAAAGAATCGAAAAAATGTCAGTTACAGATGAACTAACTCAAACTTACAATAGAAGATATTTTAATTTGACAATAGAAAAAGAAATCCTAAGAGCAAAAAGGGATAACAAAACAATTGCTTTTGCTATTTTAGATGTTGACTTTTTTAAACAATACAATGATACTTACGGACATGATAAAGGTGACTATGCTTTGCAAAGTGTTGCTTTATGTTTAAGGGAGACTATTTTTAGAGCTAATGACTTTGCTTTTAGATTGGGAGGAGAAGAGTTTGGAATATTGACAACGGATATTACAACTACTAATTTTAGGAAAATATTAGAAAGAATAAGAACAAATATTGAAGATTTGAATATAGAACATTCTAAAAGTGAAGCATCAAAAAATATCACTGTATCAATTGGAGGTATCGTAATTAGTGCAAAAAATGCAACTAGTGTAAAAATATATAAACTTGCTGATAAATTACTTTACAAAGTAAAAAATGAAGGAAGAAATAAAGTTCTTGTTGAAGAAGCTTAA
- a CDS encoding DoxX family protein translates to MDNSLNENLAKLFLRLFLGFLFIFHGYAKLIHGTSFIESTLLGNNLPQFLVYGVYIGEIVAPIFIIIGYYTRFFSFVIIINIVFAIYLVHSADLFSLSKSGGLALELQFFYMFNAFILMIMGPGRYSIDTK, encoded by the coding sequence ATGGATAATTCTTTGAATGAAAATTTAGCAAAATTATTTTTACGACTATTTTTAGGTTTTTTATTTATATTTCATGGATATGCAAAACTTATTCATGGAACATCTTTTATTGAATCTACTTTATTAGGAAATAACCTTCCACAGTTTCTTGTTTATGGAGTCTATATAGGAGAAATCGTTGCTCCTATCTTTATTATAATTGGATATTACACTAGGTTTTTTTCATTTGTAATTATAATTAATATAGTATTCGCAATATATCTAGTTCATAGTGCAGATTTATTTTCATTAAGCAAAAGTGGTGGATTAGCATTAGAATTACAATTTTTCTATATGTTCAATGCTTTTATTTTGATGATAATGGGACCAGGGAGATATTCTATAGATACAAAATAA
- a CDS encoding TetR/AcrR family transcriptional regulator — protein sequence MSPKKINKEIKRREIALACFDLVHDARMRNLTVADVAKKAEIGKGTIYEYFENKDDIIFEIINMHIEFQHNEIINNIKKEKIIKNKVLQLFKFVTNSSEENLKHFNGYREYLSIVLAEENIKRCKFNNSCTNFFKNQLSLIIEEGIKNDELLPIARNFIDGIMIFEKGLTLMKMTQLEFNAVDACEKFLDNIFEVMEKKDDK from the coding sequence ATGAGTCCTAAAAAAATCAATAAAGAAATTAAAAGAAGAGAAATTGCACTTGCGTGTTTTGATTTAGTTCATGATGCGAGAATGAGAAACTTAACAGTTGCAGATGTCGCAAAAAAAGCAGAGATAGGGAAAGGAACTATATATGAATATTTTGAAAATAAAGATGACATAATTTTTGAAATAATAAATATGCATATTGAGTTTCAACATAATGAGATAATAAATAATATTAAAAAAGAAAAAATTATAAAAAATAAGGTACTTCAACTTTTTAAGTTTGTAACAAATAGTTCAGAAGAAAATTTAAAGCATTTCAATGGATATAGAGAATACTTATCAATTGTATTAGCTGAAGAAAATATCAAAAGATGTAAGTTTAATAACTCATGTACAAATTTTTTTAAAAATCAATTAAGTTTGATAATTGAAGAAGGGATAAAAAATGATGAACTATTACCTATTGCTAGAAATTTTATAGATGGAATTATGATTTTTGAAAAAGGTCTTACTTTGATGAAAATGACACAGTTGGAATTTAATGCAGTAGATGCTTGTGAAAAGTTTTTAGATAATATTTTTGAAGTTATGGAGAAAAAAGATGATAAATAA
- a CDS encoding DUF2798 domain-containing protein, producing the protein MINKKYARIVFAFFMALIMSFIMSFVITFINLDLVEGFVSKWMEAFVKAFICAFPIVFVVAPLVHKITNKLIKIEGY; encoded by the coding sequence ATGATAAATAAAAAATATGCAAGAATAGTTTTTGCATTTTTTATGGCGCTAATAATGAGTTTTATAATGAGTTTTGTAATTACATTTATAAACTTAGATCTTGTAGAAGGATTTGTGTCCAAATGGATGGAAGCATTTGTTAAAGCATTTATCTGTGCTTTTCCTATTGTCTTTGTTGTAGCACCTCTTGTGCATAAAATCACTAATAAATTAATAAAAATAGAAGGATATTAA
- a CDS encoding efflux RND transporter periplasmic adaptor subunit → MFKKLVIVVLSSITLYAAGGPSLVETTKIIKGEVNPLQEFVGTLKFDRNSVLAAQNSGVVQKINFEVGDIVKEGKTLVQIDADILNAQVESARANALNAQRDYQRYTKLLETKSISQKQYDDIKLNAITTKSTLNELEIEKKKKSINAPYSGIVVEKSINLGEWVNAGTALLSIVDTSKAEITFNVPLNIFNGLKKGAIYDINVGENILKGKMSGAIPSGDKLTRTFPVKFKANTKNVFVFDGQEARVSLSKNAKQESLIVPRDAVIKRFGKNIVFIIDDKMIAQMIPVQVIAYLESKVAIKAEGLTVGQDVVTKGNERVFPNSPVKIINN, encoded by the coding sequence ATGTTTAAAAAATTAGTAATTGTAGTTCTTTCATCAATAACATTATATGCAGCTGGTGGACCCTCATTAGTTGAAACTACAAAGATAATAAAAGGGGAAGTAAATCCTTTGCAAGAGTTTGTAGGAACATTAAAATTTGATAGAAATTCTGTTTTAGCAGCACAAAACTCTGGGGTTGTTCAAAAAATAAATTTTGAAGTAGGGGATATAGTTAAAGAAGGTAAGACATTAGTTCAAATTGATGCTGATATCTTAAATGCGCAAGTTGAATCAGCAAGAGCAAATGCATTAAATGCACAAAGAGATTATCAAAGATATACAAAATTATTAGAGACAAAATCTATTTCGCAAAAACAATATGATGATATTAAATTAAACGCAATTACTACAAAAAGTACTTTGAATGAACTAGAAATAGAAAAAAAGAAAAAAAGTATTAATGCACCATATAGTGGTATAGTAGTTGAAAAATCAATAAACTTAGGAGAGTGGGTAAATGCTGGAACGGCATTACTTTCAATAGTAGACACATCAAAAGCTGAGATAACTTTTAATGTTCCTTTAAATATTTTTAATGGCTTAAAAAAAGGTGCTATTTATGATATTAATGTGGGTGAAAATATTTTAAAAGGAAAAATGAGTGGAGCAATTCCAAGTGGTGATAAATTAACTAGAACTTTCCCCGTTAAATTTAAAGCTAATACTAAAAATGTGTTTGTATTTGATGGGCAAGAAGCAAGAGTGAGTTTATCAAAGAATGCTAAACAAGAATCTCTTATAGTTCCAAGAGATGCCGTAATAAAAAGATTTGGAAAAAATATTGTCTTTATTATAGATGATAAAATGATTGCTCAAATGATTCCTGTACAAGTTATTGCATACTTAGAAAGTAAAGTTGCTATTAAAGCTGAAGGATTAACTGTTGGTCAAGATGTTGTTACTAAAGGAAATGAAAGAGTTTTCCCTAATTCCCCTGTAAAAATAATAAACAACTAG